The Microbacter sp. GSS18 genome has a segment encoding these proteins:
- a CDS encoding nuclear transport factor 2 family protein — MSTTAVDEVEQLIAEWSDAYRARDIDALLRTAIGDDLQLVGTGADEVRFGLDEFRTQALRDFSQADEAAFTFTNMRVTTVGDAAFAYCDVAVAGSAGGQSFEMSGLRMTAGLVRTDDGWRFVQTHLSAPDSAQADGQSFEG; from the coding sequence ATGAGTACGACAGCTGTCGACGAGGTGGAGCAACTGATCGCGGAATGGTCGGACGCCTACCGAGCACGGGATATCGACGCGCTGCTGCGAACGGCGATCGGCGACGATCTGCAGCTCGTCGGAACGGGCGCCGACGAGGTCCGGTTCGGGCTCGACGAGTTCCGCACCCAGGCGCTGCGGGACTTCTCGCAGGCCGATGAGGCCGCGTTCACGTTCACCAACATGCGCGTCACGACGGTCGGCGACGCCGCCTTCGCCTACTGCGACGTGGCGGTCGCCGGTTCCGCGGGCGGTCAGTCCTTCGAAATGTCGGGGCTCCGGATGACGGCGGGGCTCGTCCGAACGGACGACGGCTGGCGCTTCGTCCAGACGCACCTGTCCGCACCCGACAGCGCGCAGGCAGACGGGCAGTCGTTCGAAGGCTGA
- a CDS encoding DUF2255 family protein encodes MGDDASERRWSDEELRHLSGLRELQICVLRAAGGCGPWTPIWVVVVDAGVYVRTWRRRETGWYGQARRSSSARIRVSGVPLDVSVTAVAGDRSDAVNEAYLGKYGAAGARSMVTAEAVATTLRLAPAGAAGGDRPQSSLG; translated from the coding sequence ATGGGCGACGATGCATCCGAGAGGCGCTGGAGTGACGAGGAGCTGCGTCACCTGTCGGGCCTTCGCGAGCTGCAGATCTGCGTGCTGCGCGCAGCCGGGGGGTGCGGGCCCTGGACGCCGATCTGGGTCGTCGTCGTCGACGCCGGTGTCTACGTGCGCACGTGGCGCCGACGAGAGACCGGCTGGTACGGGCAGGCGCGGCGCTCGTCCAGCGCCCGCATCCGGGTGTCGGGCGTTCCGCTCGACGTGAGCGTGACCGCGGTGGCCGGCGATCGCTCCGATGCCGTGAACGAGGCCTATCTGGGCAAGTACGGCGCGGCGGGCGCGCGGTCGATGGTGACCGCGGAGGCGGTGGCGACGACGCTGCGGCTCGCGCCGGCCGGTGCGGCAGGGGGCGACCGCCCGCAGTCGTCGCTCGGCTAG
- a CDS encoding Gfo/Idh/MocA family oxidoreductase, giving the protein MQSDQGRLTGLGSAEPAGIGIIGCGNIADRYVTGMRRFDTLEIVGCADIFPAAAAALAERSGIRAYASPEELLADPAIDIVVNITTPNAHEQVTLEILRAGKHVYVEKPITVDPASAAGVLDAAAAAGLRVGAAPDTFLGSTSQTARAAIDEGLIGDVIGAVACIRYSRAEEWHPDPTFLFQEGGGPSLDLGPYYVSALVNLLGPVSEVSAFSRIGAPTRTVTASERRVDSVEVTVPTHASASLRFAGGAVVTLISSFDIWDTDIPFIELHGTKGALQMGDPNEYDTEVRVRLHSDDDWRTLPPAFPLTGEPGTPEQILRGIGVDDLVGALRGGPHRASGELALHVLEVLAAIDRSSAEHSVISIASSAERPAPVRDTTLAEELAF; this is encoded by the coding sequence ATGCAATCAGACCAGGGACGCCTCACCGGACTCGGCAGCGCCGAGCCGGCGGGCATCGGAATCATCGGCTGCGGCAACATCGCCGATCGCTACGTGACGGGTATGCGCCGCTTCGACACCCTCGAGATCGTCGGATGCGCCGACATCTTCCCGGCCGCAGCCGCCGCGCTCGCGGAGCGCTCCGGCATCCGCGCCTACGCATCGCCGGAGGAGCTGCTGGCCGACCCCGCGATCGACATCGTCGTCAACATCACGACACCGAATGCCCACGAGCAGGTCACGCTGGAGATCCTGCGCGCGGGCAAGCACGTGTACGTCGAGAAGCCGATCACCGTCGACCCGGCATCCGCTGCCGGAGTCCTCGACGCCGCCGCGGCCGCGGGCCTGCGCGTCGGCGCCGCTCCCGACACGTTCCTCGGCAGCACGTCGCAGACGGCGCGCGCGGCGATCGACGAGGGCCTCATCGGTGACGTCATCGGCGCCGTGGCCTGCATCCGCTACTCCCGTGCCGAGGAATGGCACCCGGACCCCACCTTCCTCTTCCAGGAGGGCGGTGGACCGTCGCTCGACCTCGGGCCCTACTACGTCTCGGCGCTCGTGAACCTCCTCGGCCCCGTCTCCGAGGTCAGCGCGTTCAGCCGCATCGGCGCCCCGACGCGCACCGTGACGGCTTCGGAGCGGCGCGTGGACTCGGTGGAGGTCACCGTGCCCACGCACGCATCCGCCTCGCTGCGCTTCGCCGGCGGCGCCGTCGTCACCCTGATCTCGAGCTTCGACATCTGGGACACCGACATCCCGTTCATCGAGCTGCACGGCACGAAGGGCGCCCTGCAGATGGGCGACCCGAACGAGTACGACACCGAGGTGCGCGTGCGCCTGCACTCCGACGACGACTGGCGCACGCTGCCGCCGGCCTTCCCCCTCACGGGCGAGCCGGGCACGCCCGAGCAGATCCTCCGCGGCATCGGCGTGGACGACCTCGTCGGCGCGCTGCGCGGCGGCCCGCACCGCGCGAGCGGCGAGCTGGCGCTCCACGTGCTCGAGGTGCTCGCCGCGATCGACCGCTCCAGCGCCGAGCACAGCGTGATCAGCATCGCCTCGTCCGCAGAGCGCCCCGCCCCCGTCCGTGACACCACCCTCGCAGAGGAGCTCGCATTTTGA
- a CDS encoding sugar phosphate isomerase/epimerase produces MTVNIGLQLFSVRQSLAADPWGTLEKLAALGFRTLEAANHSARTDPGVGFGVDAASLRDRLADLGMSIVGCHINPLDVDILPRALDYQAELGNLQFGCDIEFYPYGDRDYVLRRAEIFNQVGALAAERGMRFYYHNHFQEFQRFGDDLVYDLILENTDPDLVKLELDTYWIYRGGHDPIEWMRKCADRVVLSHQKDFPADAPQPLNLFDGVISPTENITQEVFEGRKDPLCFTEIGTGILPIQDILDEVATLPSFDYMFLEQDHTQLSELDSVAQSRTAFTSRFSGVTWEPRADG; encoded by the coding sequence TTGACCGTCAACATCGGCCTTCAGCTGTTCTCGGTCCGGCAGTCCCTCGCCGCCGACCCGTGGGGCACGCTCGAGAAGCTCGCCGCCCTCGGCTTCCGCACCCTCGAGGCGGCAAACCACTCCGCACGCACCGACCCGGGCGTCGGCTTCGGCGTCGACGCGGCGAGCCTGCGCGATCGCCTCGCCGACCTCGGCATGAGCATCGTGGGCTGCCACATCAACCCGCTCGACGTCGACATCCTCCCGCGCGCGCTGGACTACCAGGCCGAGCTCGGGAACCTCCAGTTCGGCTGCGACATCGAGTTCTACCCGTACGGCGACCGGGACTACGTGCTGCGCCGCGCCGAGATCTTCAATCAGGTGGGCGCCCTCGCCGCCGAGCGTGGCATGCGGTTCTACTACCACAACCACTTCCAGGAGTTCCAGCGGTTCGGCGACGACCTCGTCTACGACCTGATCCTCGAGAACACCGATCCCGACCTGGTCAAGCTCGAGCTCGACACGTACTGGATCTACCGGGGCGGACACGACCCGATCGAGTGGATGCGCAAGTGCGCCGACCGAGTGGTGCTGTCGCACCAGAAGGATTTCCCGGCCGACGCGCCGCAGCCCCTCAACCTCTTCGACGGCGTCATCTCCCCGACGGAGAACATCACGCAGGAGGTCTTCGAGGGCCGGAAGGATCCGCTCTGCTTCACCGAGATCGGCACCGGCATCCTCCCCATCCAGGACATCCTCGACGAGGTCGCGACCCTCCCCTCGTTCGACTACATGTTCCTCGAGCAGGACCACACGCAGCTCTCCGAACTCGACTCCGTCGCGCAGAGTCGCACCGCCTTCACGTCCCGCTTCAGCGGCGTGACCTGGGAGCCCCGGGCCGACGGCTAG